A genomic stretch from Rhineura floridana isolate rRhiFlo1 chromosome 18, rRhiFlo1.hap2, whole genome shotgun sequence includes:
- the LOC133372283 gene encoding muellerian-inhibiting factor-like: protein MQLRLGGLLVGLLLMIKPISVRGKEIRGREEPELSIFREFRGSDPPEEDEVLDMSDFVGPRLKVPLPLMNPEGGSEAEKPLSSWYGYSFQPWPHGGPEEPVCRVKLERVWGQRRLEVVGLLTSYDGGFLKALSGSAWSDGELEMFGVCPTDVPRGLLASLQQVGDSLDNPRENRFLWLHLEEVKWEAETKLQFRLAFHEDADEPLGTLQLALLVFYQGGMDSASPRSTPEKFLLGGEGLLPREQIVCLSGRTQYLVLQGSLMSGRRSPGQLSFDVSLAIRHTSNKGATLSHREAQDLLFGFDPKCFTRMTPAVLLLAEQRPRGAPLPSASFLAADGKLDVAPYLQPSGLPTSVMAEVPPSVAASTAASQVNISAPMLANTGQFLEALSQFVNKVSSPSDEPPQTSSPQLQLDFGTMEAFPHLLLNLSEKVALERLVRSEDPLVVLFPENSQALMEQHLAHWSLEGALLRQLLVKLRSVIQELKAYPSFQAHAALFRSLLAFCHYPSGLSPGGAEGSRGRQKIHSLLLLKALQAVRFRWQESRKASPRANRSTGNRGDYCQLQKLKINLNSTGYIILPKWYDANNCVGSCRLPLSTRVPDYYSHTIFLLHVQDQRLPLERAPCCVPVRYSQSIFVTFTSDQNVKVKAYPNMVAEECGCR from the exons ATGCAGCTCCGACTTGGAGGGCTCTTGGTGGGCCTCTTGCTGATGATCAAGCCCATCTCTGTGCGCGGGAAGGAGATCCGTGGAAGAGAAGAGCCTGAGCTCTCAATCTTCAGAGAATTTAGAGGATCCGATCCCCCAGAAGAGGATGAAGTCCTGGACATGTCGGACTTCGTAGGGCCGCGGCTGAAGGTGCCGCTTCCTTTGATGAATCCAGAAGGTGGCTCTGAAGCGGAAAAGCCCTTAAGTTCATGGTACGGATACAGCTTCCAGCCTTGGCCCCACGGAGGCCCCGAGGAGCCTGTGTGTAGGGTCAAACTGGAGCGGGTTTGGGGCCAGCGCCGTCTGGAGGTTGTGGGTCTCCTCACCAGCTACGATGGCGGGTTCCTGAAGGCGCTGAGTGGGTCGGCCTGGAGCGATGGAGAGCTGGAGATGTTTGGGGTCTGCCCCACCGATGTTCCCCGTGGCCTCCTCGCCTCTCTCCAGCAGGTTGGCGATTCCCTGGACAATCCACGGGAGAACAGGTTTCTCTGGCTTCATCTGGAGGAAG TGAAATGGGAGGCTGAAACGAAACTCCAGTTCAGGCTGGCTTTCCACGAGGACGCCGACGAGCCCCTCGGCACTCTGCAGCTCGCCCTCCTCGTTTTTTACCAAGGAGGGATGGATTCGGCGAGCCCCAGGAGCACCCCAGAGAAGTTCCTGCTGGGGGGGGAAGGTCTCCTCCCTCGAGAGCAG ATTGTCTGCCTCTCCGGGAGAACCCAGTACCTTGTCCTTCAGGGCTCACTGATGTCGGGCAGACGTTCACCAGGGCAACTAAGCTTTGACGTTTCCTTGGCAATCAGGCATACGAGCAACAAAG gtGCCACCCTCTCCCACCGTGAAGCCCAAGACCTGCTGTTCGGCTTCGATCCCAAGTGTTTCACCCGCATGACCCCGGCTGTGTTGCTGTTGGCGGAGCAGAGGCCCCGAGGCGCTCCTCTTCCCTCCGCTTCGTTCCTCGCCGCCGATGGCAAGTTGGACGTGGCCCCTTACCTGCAGCCCAG CGGTTTGCCGACATCTGTCATGGCTGAAGTGCCGCCCTCTGTTGCTGCCAGCACTGCAGCCAGCCAGGTGAACATCTCTGCACCGATGCTGGCAAACACCGGGCAGTTCCTAGAGGCTCTCTCCCAGTTTGTCAACAAGGTCTCCAGCCCCTCCGATGAGCCGCCGCAGACCTCCAGTCCGCAGCTCCAACTGGATTTCGGCACAATGGAGGCCTTCCCCCACCTCCTGCTAAACCTGTCCGAGAAGGTGGCCTTGGAGCGGCTGGTTCGGTCCGAGGACCCCCTGGTGGTCCTGTTCCCTGAGAATAGCCAGGCCTTGATGGAGCAGCACTTGGCCCACTGGTCCTTGGAGGGGGCACTGTTACGGCAACTGCTGGTGAAGCTGCGTTCGGTGATACAAGAACTGAAGGCCTACCCGTCCTTCCAGGCCCACGCAGCCCTCTTCCGCAGCCTCCTGGCTTTCTGCCACTACCCTTCTGGTCTCTCTCCAGGAGGGGCAGAGGGGTCCCGGGGCCGGCAGAAGATCCACAGCCTGCTGCTTCTCAAAGCCCTCCAGGCGGTCCGCTTTCGCTGGCAGGAGTCGAGGAAGGCCTCCCCCCGGGCGAACCGCAGCACTGGCAACCGGGGCGACTACTGCCAGCTGCAGAAGCTCAAGATCAACCTGAACTCCACCGGGTACATCATTTTGCCAAAATGGTACGACGCCAACAACTGTGTGGGGTCCTGCCGCCTCCCCCTCTCCACCCGCGTCCCCGACTATTACTCCCACACGATCTTCTTGCTGCATGTCCAAGACCAGCGCCTGCCTCTCGAGCGAGCCCCTTGCTGCGTCCCCGTTAGGTACTCCCAAAGCATCTTCGTTACCTTCACCAGCGATCAAAACGTGAAGGTGAAGGCCTACCCCAATATGGTAGCCGAGGAGTGCGGCTGTCGGTAG
- the NDUFA13 gene encoding NADH dehydrogenase [ubiquinone] 1 alpha subcomplex subunit 13 — MAAAAGKVRQDMPPPGGYGPIDYKRNLPRRGLSGYSLFAIGVGTLVFGYYRIFKWNRERRRLNIEDLETRIALMPLLMAENDRRTLRMLRENLDEEAKIMKDVPGWQVGESRFHTTRWTFPAPDELFYLHPQSELDHVKFGFQSYV; from the exons ATGGCGGCGGCAGCCGGGAAGGTGAGGCAGGACATGCCGCCGCCGGGCGGATACGGCCCCATCGACTACAAGAGGAACCTGCCCCGGAGGGGGCTCTCGG GTTATAGCCTCTTTGCAATCGGAGTGGGGACACTTGTGTTTGGCTATTACAGAATTTTCAAGTGGAACCGAGAGAGGAG GCGCCTGAACATTGAGGACCTGGAAACACGGATTGCGCTGATGCCCCTCCTGATGGCGGAAAATGACCGAAG GACTCTGCGCATGTTGAGGGAGAATCTCGACGAGGAGGCCAAGATCATGAAGGACGTCCCCGGCTGGCAG GTGGGCGAGTCTCGCTTCCACACCACCCGCTGGACATTTCCCGCGCCAGACGAACTCTTCTACCTGCATCCACAAAGCGAGCTGGACCATGTCAAGTTTGGGTTTCAGTCCTACGTCTGA
- the LOC133372789 gene encoding uncharacterized protein LOC133372789 — translation MLKADSSRASFRPAPLTLGMGSQEMSKYKKRRSKMVRDFLSPVSIALWKMKTRNESRLPMVLASLGPQELSRPPRLIWADLVFPVPQRQVGSKGATKERAALRAASQGHPRSEGCNVGQGNRTTKLWHLHLGCIPEDEAEERGDSVAPKCPAANLPSIRETEGAQERRAVKKILVDLRPILENVVDLSDYSQEEPSERDPQNDGQPSWKGGGLSSEGLVERGGCHAAEAATASSTDGGVYKDISLPPTEGPFQAPRLHAESADKTPKGIHAQPGDSTEFQKSNRPALVTPEPKLRTTASFPQTTPHQWAPLETDSAPQPERLAAPLPDSGLPTHLLLQSLQETMTSRHHLLITQVLSSLREELLGDDLRLGYSTSRDKGNGPAETPSSKVLKNRKVTGGLQEFKPGPAAAKRTLSKFTWHRNRSVYEAGSEAQLPDL, via the exons ATGCTGAAAGCGGATTCGTCACGGGCTTCGTTCAGGCCCGCCCCGCTGACCCTGGGGATGGGCAGCCAGGAGATGTCCAAATACAAGAAGAGGAGGAGTAAAATGGTGAGGG ACTTTCTCTCTCCTGTCAGCATTGCCCTCTGGAAAATGAAAACCAGAAACGAAAGCAGGCTCCCTATGGTGCTGGCCAGTCTGGGTCCCCAGGAGCTGTCGAGGCCGCCGCGCCTCATTTGGGCTGATCTTGTCTTCCCTGTCCCCCAGCGCCAGGTCGGGTCCAAAG GGGCAACCAAGGAAAGAGCGGCTTTGCGGGCAGCATCTCAAGGGCATCCAAGAAGTGAGGGTTGCAATGTGGGACAAGGGAACAGGACTACAAAGCTGTGGCACCTCCATCTGGGTTGCATCCCAGAAGACGAGGCGGAAGAAAGAGGTGACTCAGTGGCGCCCAAATGCCCAGCTGCGAATCTGCCTTCCATTCGGGAAACCGAGGGCGCCCAAGAAAGGCGTGCCGTCAAAAAGATTCTGGTGGACCTGCGACCCATTCTGGAGAATGTGGTGGACCTCTCGGACTATTCACAAGAGGAGCCGTCAGAGAGGGACCCCCAAAATGATGGACAACCGTCGTGGAAGGGTGGAGGTCTCAGCAGTGAAGGCCTCGTGGAAAGAGGAGGTTGCCATGCTGCAGAAGCAGCCACCGCTAGTTCCACGGATGGTGGTGTCTATAAGGACATCTCATTGCCGCCCACTGAGGGCCCCTTTCAAGCCCCCAGGCTCCACGCAGAGAGTGCCGACAAGACCCCGAAAGGAATCCATGCCCAGCCGGGCGATTCAACAGAGTTTCAGAAAAGCAACCGGCCAGCCCTAGTGACCCCTGAACCAAAACTCAGGACGACAGCTTCCTTCCCCCAAACAACCCCACACCAGTGGGCTCCGCTAGAGACTGACAGTGCCCCACAACCAGAAAGG CTTGCTGCCCCCCTCCCAGACTCCGGCCTTCCTACCCACCTGCTCCTACAGAGCCTACAGGAGACCATGACCAGCCGCCATCACTTGCTGATCACTCAAGTGCTGAGTTCGCTGCGTGAGGAATTGCTGGGGGACGACCTGCGCTTGGGGTACAG caCCTCCAGGGACAAAGGGAATGGCCCTGCAGAGACTCCTAGCAGCAAAGTCTTGAAAAACAGGAAGGTCACTGGCGGGCTACAGGAGTTCAAGCCTGGCCCTGCAGCTGCAAAGAGAACGCTCAGTAAATTCACCTGGCATCGCAACAGGTCCGTCTATGAGGCCGGCTCAGAAGCGCAGCTCCCAGACCTTTGA